From the genome of Ectobacillus sp. JY-23, one region includes:
- a CDS encoding DUF1788 domain-containing protein, translating into MVNLDIQKKLDRFFEEVQKEDFLNMRGLGNEVPYFVFDYNPEDELMVRRSVQYFAERMSAKAKVLNLFDMMIDLFEDIGGIEGLKDFEADQGTEELFDAIRPTLEEEQLVARIGEEAEGAQVLFVTGVGSVFQLVSTHELLNQLHARVTNTPIIIFYPGEYTGQGLSLFNRFESNGYYRAFSI; encoded by the coding sequence GTGGTAAACTTGGATATTCAAAAGAAATTGGATCGCTTCTTTGAAGAGGTGCAGAAAGAAGATTTTTTAAATATGCGCGGACTTGGGAATGAAGTTCCTTACTTCGTGTTCGACTACAACCCGGAAGACGAGTTAATGGTCAGGAGGTCTGTACAGTATTTTGCGGAAAGAATGAGTGCAAAGGCAAAAGTGTTGAATTTGTTCGATATGATGATTGATTTATTTGAAGATATTGGCGGTATTGAGGGGCTTAAGGACTTTGAAGCAGACCAAGGTACGGAGGAATTGTTTGATGCCATTCGTCCAACTCTGGAAGAAGAACAACTGGTAGCTCGTATTGGAGAAGAAGCAGAAGGTGCGCAGGTTTTGTTTGTTACGGGCGTGGGCAGTGTATTCCAACTGGTTAGCACTCATGAATTGTTGAACCAATTGCATGCACGAGTGACAAACACACCGATTATCATTTTTTACCCAGGAGAATATACAGGGCAAGGATTGAGTTTATTTAATCGCTTTGAATCAAATGGCTATTATCGTGCGTTTTCGATATAG
- the helD gene encoding RNA polymerase recycling motor HelD: protein MNTILINEEQRYLDKTKGVIDNLVNQAKETIKKEVTSQVEANVREVIQKNLHKLEDARKSPYFGRLDFEDEYDKETIYIGKRGIDHNGELVVVDWRTDLGKLYNAYQGVQTDFYVGKNPIKIHGKRGIIIQYGNIVSVNEIGKSGIVEEDGQQVKYMDDYLSEILSNTSDAHQLRDIIASIQAEQDEIIRLPLKDTIIVQGAAGSGKSTIALHRISYLLYQYHEQIKAKDILILAPNEIFLSYIKDIVPEIEVEGIEQRTFYDWASTYFTDVNSIPELHDHYVNVYAASNKEELIKVSKYKGSLRFKRLLDEFVEQIGSTMIPHGSIIIETGVMLQKEELDAFYKGKEHLPLNVRMKEVKDFITNWSTAQVKQKQRKIEEEFEDAYQKWVVTLSEGAERKAMYEALEQAKALRMKAFREKMQQEIDLYVKKMQHIPAMLMYKSVFQKKVFDKFHADMDQELLSLLLRNGKEIKKEQFTYEDIAPLIYLDAKINGKKLEYEHIFIDEAQDYSPFQLAIMKDYAKSMTILGDIGQGIFSFYGLDRWEEIESYVFKEKEYKRLHLQTSYRSTRQVMDMANRVLLNSNYDFPLVIPVNRPGALPTVQNVTSAGELYDEIAQVVRKFEDKGHQTIAILTDTKQTAIDTFDELSRRRVKDIQVISEGRQELQEKIVIIPSYLVKGLEFDAVIIHDVSDSTFKDETLHAKMLYMSITRAHHDLHMFYRGNVSPLLEDRDPNAPPKPRKSFEEWLTTDISDPNIEPQVEKMKVVAKEETLRLFDDEEEELVMEAFEEDRERYYDFYAWLKVWHRWAELKKKLHE from the coding sequence ATGAATACAATTCTTATAAATGAGGAACAGCGGTATTTGGATAAAACAAAAGGGGTAATTGATAACTTGGTGAATCAAGCCAAGGAGACAATTAAAAAGGAAGTCACATCTCAAGTGGAAGCCAATGTCCGAGAGGTGATCCAAAAGAATTTGCACAAGCTGGAGGATGCACGTAAAAGTCCTTATTTTGGTCGTCTCGACTTTGAAGATGAGTATGATAAAGAAACAATTTACATAGGGAAACGTGGTATCGATCATAATGGGGAGCTTGTAGTGGTGGATTGGCGCACAGATCTTGGAAAACTGTACAATGCATATCAAGGTGTACAAACCGATTTTTATGTTGGTAAAAATCCAATAAAAATTCATGGCAAACGCGGGATTATTATTCAATACGGAAACATCGTCAGTGTGAACGAAATCGGTAAAAGTGGCATTGTAGAGGAAGATGGTCAACAGGTGAAATATATGGATGATTACTTGAGTGAGATTTTATCAAATACAAGTGACGCCCACCAATTGCGCGATATTATTGCCAGCATTCAGGCTGAGCAGGATGAAATCATTCGTTTACCGCTAAAGGACACAATTATTGTGCAGGGAGCAGCTGGGAGTGGAAAGTCCACAATTGCACTGCATCGTATTTCCTACTTATTGTATCAATACCATGAACAAATTAAAGCAAAGGATATTTTAATTTTAGCACCGAACGAAATTTTCCTTTCTTATATTAAAGATATCGTACCGGAAATTGAAGTGGAAGGCATTGAGCAGCGTACGTTTTATGATTGGGCATCCACTTATTTCACAGATGTCAACAGCATCCCGGAGTTGCATGACCATTACGTGAACGTGTACGCAGCTTCCAATAAAGAAGAGTTGATCAAGGTCTCCAAGTACAAAGGCTCGTTACGCTTTAAGCGACTCTTGGACGAATTTGTTGAGCAAATTGGCAGTACGATGATTCCGCATGGCAGCATCATCATTGAAACCGGTGTGATGCTACAGAAGGAAGAGCTGGATGCATTTTATAAAGGAAAAGAACACCTGCCGCTTAACGTGCGTATGAAGGAAGTCAAAGATTTCATTACAAACTGGAGCACAGCACAGGTAAAGCAAAAGCAGCGCAAAATTGAAGAAGAATTCGAAGATGCCTACCAAAAATGGGTTGTTACGTTATCGGAGGGTGCGGAGCGAAAAGCGATGTACGAGGCGCTGGAGCAGGCAAAGGCACTTCGGATGAAGGCGTTCCGTGAAAAAATGCAGCAAGAAATTGACTTGTACGTTAAAAAAATGCAGCATATTCCGGCGATGCTGATGTATAAATCCGTGTTTCAAAAGAAAGTGTTTGATAAATTTCATGCCGATATGGATCAAGAATTGCTGAGCTTGCTATTGCGAAACGGAAAAGAAATTAAGAAAGAACAATTCACTTACGAAGACATCGCACCGCTTATTTATCTCGACGCAAAAATCAACGGTAAGAAATTGGAGTATGAACATATCTTTATCGACGAAGCGCAGGACTACAGCCCGTTCCAGCTTGCAATCATGAAAGACTACGCCAAATCTATGACAATTTTAGGTGACATCGGGCAAGGGATTTTCTCTTTCTATGGATTGGACCGTTGGGAAGAGATTGAATCTTACGTATTCAAAGAAAAAGAATATAAGCGCTTACACCTACAAACGAGCTATCGTTCCACAAGGCAGGTTATGGACATGGCAAACCGAGTCCTTCTCAACAGCAACTACGACTTCCCGCTTGTTATTCCGGTCAACCGTCCAGGTGCACTTCCGACCGTGCAAAACGTCACAAGCGCCGGTGAGCTGTATGATGAGATTGCGCAGGTGGTAAGAAAGTTTGAAGACAAAGGTCATCAAACAATCGCTATTTTGACAGATACTAAACAAACAGCGATTGATACTTTCGACGAACTCAGTCGTCGCCGCGTTAAGGATATACAGGTGATTTCAGAAGGAAGACAAGAATTGCAGGAAAAAATCGTCATCATCCCTTCTTATTTGGTAAAAGGCTTGGAGTTTGATGCGGTTATTATTCACGATGTTAGCGACAGCACCTTTAAAGATGAGACATTACACGCTAAAATGTTATATATGTCCATTACACGTGCGCATCACGACCTGCATATGTTCTATCGTGGTAACGTGTCACCACTATTGGAAGACCGCGATCCGAACGCGCCGCCGAAGCCACGTAAGTCGTTTGAAGAGTGGCTTACCACCGACATCAGCGACCCAAACATCGAACCGCAAGTGGAAAAAATGAAAGTGGTCGCGAAGGAAGAAACGTTGCGACTGTTTGATGACGAAGAAGAAGAATTAGTCATGGAAGCATTTGAAGAAGACCGTGAGCGATATTACGATTTCTATGCATGGTTGAAAGTGTGGCATCGTTGGGCAGAATTGAAAAAGAAGCTACACGAATAG
- a CDS encoding AAA domain-containing protein encodes MSAGKVERLFQYLIAVNDLGSKVIRRYSEYDFTLQDRQIKEAENCRLFPQNEDVWLEVHKVYITNQEKMPPLLPIELEGWLQDDPNDYKKATIRFIEEKEGESFHNTTRPDLYTEWLSQWQGWKERLLTKLQAKHIYDEFFKLYQRFEREGEGLELVFGTGILTWQKDEKIEHPLLTIRMELEFLADQGLFLVKPAASGLQMELEVLSGYPIPNVTQIQDMADTWRDMEPSAALLASLEMDFIKFMHFLDAEGEFVAEGDISVHKTPKLFNRFLFLLREKNQRVLKQDLERILEKTQSGELIPPASIRSLVGEPVPSSDSFASEWEEVGKELFFPLPANEDQQEIARRIAQSYGVSVQGPPGTGKSHTIANLVSHLLAHGKKVLITSQKESPLRVLRDKIPASIQSLCVPVLGGSRDSLREVEKAVQAISENLGSMDISKLTREIQEAKIRLDESKRKEAQTKTKLKQYEMREQEALQWRGKDILRAEAAQILQQSSVDSSWIQDTLSPGAVPPLATEEFYRLWQLRGELNAAHYRTLAYTFPQQLVTVEQLKEMLAEGSKLEELVDQVKQRVTTEFSFTLQPQEVDAALSIIDQILLQHALFTNSAHQAVLQDIESGGARKETWEEFVREVEAGITRLIQLNKELSAHEIQLPQKPLFELQQHITKAKEAMQNGKPGMLYFFFKGKDIKYLFTDPVINQKPVTTLEELQVLETYITSQDEKEKLLRKWNNVMSQIGGSQIGEPAVTSKMDDELQLVKSVFALQKQIEELRQNIPNLPTIDWKEFITYETLQAALVHKKQEYLLQDWKQQYNAYTQELLTGSKQPNAHHIWDTLRMAWEQKNVDAWQAALENLEQLRSVNEMANELHRLLAKLKASIPQTALWLEQQLGTQLEMPDWNASWQHKILHDWLHELDHLDADELAEQLKQERRLQQKLTEEIVAKSSWRNQLDNITEEQKRALSAWKTYITRYGKGTGKNAAMNLREAQREMAKCQGAIPVWIMPIQQVLENFPVTNEPFDVVIVDESSQCNIMSLPVLMRAKRVIVVGDDEQISPYDIGTKSDDITYLVQQFLQGIPNARLFDLQISLYDIADQIFPKAGRLMLKEHFRCVPEIIQFSNDLSYHGKMIPLRLPTAAEMITPPVLAVRVEDGYCTNGTDATNKPEAEKIVQDIAALLKNPAYDGQTIGVIALQGNKQSDLIESMLRNTIGEKKMIERKIRCGNAYAFQGDERDIMFLSMVIAPNRTYNALTTKSAQQIFNVAASRARNQLRLYHSVGLEELKQHDFRHRLLAYCQNPARVREEMENLEAKCDSPFEVEVLRRIIAKGYRVMPQVQVAGRRIDLVVEGLRNRLAVECDGEKFHPIELWEADMERQHMLERLGWTFWRVRGRDFYQNPDKAMESLWEKLAEMDIHPYAEQTPVVQESVIETEQTKQTAHDLFLEKVSLTKQQLREKVFRPTHIRRTGVEVEAVVLHDEAGQEHVIYRDAEGTVMGPITLQDFMRRSRVRNTPAPQKVAPVRQLSVDKVNGDNIVAYLQQEGVKIVDHREKGGALWVVGGKQLATILAPLEQRRISFRYMPSGAKATSNLPAWFWVGETILPKKKPEPKQPPKLTHSQEQEKVIRFEDETLYLPPQLQNKKLRATDFPGCQHLINGLQRVYQVERIGDLPLRADLWHEGIRGAGQVASRKLWDQLVQLVKQDGRPRKRVAPTVSAPIHPRALSFGDRVVIVPEKMWEDNIHPFEFATCVQMAQQLIRQGYVYYKDLPNRIEELMRIRGLGAKTAENIYHHIMQRVQYEKQWEVLDASLLSYYNWFVEYITDEQKLFGELGITKEAYELLQLRYKSYKNSKILTLHELAEMYGYTEYWVRQLLNKTILALYAPARPWLLQLQKELDNKTVTVNNFLEPNEFSHYIALELLNQHGITLQGSETMFVKE; translated from the coding sequence ATGAGCGCGGGTAAGGTTGAGCGTTTGTTTCAGTATTTAATTGCAGTGAATGATTTGGGAAGCAAGGTAATCCGCAGATATAGCGAGTATGATTTTACTTTGCAGGACCGACAGATAAAGGAAGCGGAAAATTGTCGATTGTTTCCGCAGAATGAAGATGTTTGGCTAGAAGTACATAAAGTGTATATTACAAATCAAGAGAAAATGCCGCCTTTGCTGCCAATTGAGTTAGAAGGCTGGTTACAAGATGACCCAAACGATTATAAAAAAGCAACGATTCGATTCATTGAGGAAAAAGAAGGAGAATCCTTCCATAACACTACGCGTCCCGATTTATATACAGAATGGCTAAGCCAGTGGCAAGGTTGGAAAGAGCGCTTACTTACTAAATTGCAAGCGAAGCATATTTATGATGAATTCTTTAAGCTGTATCAACGTTTTGAACGAGAGGGAGAAGGTTTAGAACTTGTATTTGGTACGGGTATTTTAACATGGCAAAAAGATGAAAAAATTGAGCATCCGCTTTTAACTATTCGAATGGAATTGGAGTTTTTAGCAGATCAAGGTTTGTTTTTAGTAAAGCCAGCCGCTAGTGGATTACAGATGGAGTTAGAGGTATTAAGTGGTTATCCAATTCCGAATGTAACACAAATTCAGGACATGGCAGATACTTGGCGGGATATGGAACCAAGTGCTGCACTTCTTGCTAGCTTGGAAATGGACTTTATCAAATTCATGCATTTCTTGGATGCGGAGGGTGAATTTGTAGCTGAGGGAGATATTAGTGTACATAAAACACCAAAATTGTTCAATCGTTTTTTGTTTTTACTGCGTGAAAAAAATCAGCGCGTGCTGAAGCAAGACCTAGAACGTATTTTAGAAAAAACGCAGAGCGGGGAGTTGATTCCGCCTGCTTCTATTCGCTCTCTTGTAGGAGAACCGGTACCATCTAGTGACAGCTTTGCGAGCGAATGGGAAGAAGTGGGGAAAGAGCTATTTTTCCCGCTACCAGCAAATGAAGATCAGCAAGAAATTGCCCGGCGCATTGCGCAATCTTACGGTGTTAGCGTACAAGGACCGCCAGGAACGGGAAAATCTCATACGATTGCAAACCTTGTTTCACACCTGCTGGCGCATGGTAAAAAAGTGTTAATTACAAGCCAAAAGGAAAGTCCGCTTCGTGTTCTTCGCGATAAAATTCCCGCTTCTATTCAAAGCTTGTGTGTACCGGTTCTAGGCGGTAGTCGTGATTCCTTGCGTGAGGTTGAAAAAGCAGTACAAGCTATTTCTGAAAATCTTGGCAGTATGGACATTAGCAAGCTAACAAGAGAGATACAGGAAGCGAAAATTCGTCTTGATGAAAGTAAAAGAAAAGAAGCGCAAACAAAAACGAAGCTGAAGCAGTATGAAATGAGAGAGCAAGAAGCGCTACAGTGGCGCGGAAAAGATATATTGCGCGCGGAGGCAGCGCAAATTTTACAGCAATCTTCTGTTGATAGTTCTTGGATACAAGATACTCTATCGCCAGGTGCTGTGCCGCCGCTAGCAACGGAAGAATTTTATCGACTGTGGCAGCTGCGCGGAGAGTTGAACGCTGCGCATTATCGCACGCTGGCGTATACGTTTCCGCAGCAGCTGGTAACAGTAGAGCAGCTAAAAGAAATGCTGGCAGAAGGCAGTAAGCTAGAAGAGCTAGTTGATCAGGTAAAACAGCGCGTAACAACAGAGTTTTCATTTACCCTGCAGCCGCAGGAAGTGGATGCTGCTTTGTCCATAATTGACCAGATTTTATTACAGCACGCCCTCTTTACTAATAGCGCACATCAAGCCGTACTGCAAGATATCGAGAGCGGTGGTGCTCGTAAGGAGACTTGGGAAGAATTTGTAAGGGAAGTCGAAGCAGGTATTACACGCTTAATTCAGTTAAATAAAGAACTCAGTGCACATGAAATTCAGCTACCGCAAAAGCCTTTATTTGAACTACAGCAACACATCACGAAGGCGAAGGAAGCTATGCAAAACGGTAAGCCAGGTATGCTGTATTTCTTCTTTAAGGGAAAAGATATAAAATACCTGTTCACAGACCCTGTAATCAACCAGAAACCGGTCACTACACTTGAGGAGTTGCAAGTCTTAGAAACGTATATTACCTCGCAGGACGAGAAAGAGAAGTTACTGCGCAAATGGAATAATGTGATGAGTCAGATTGGTGGTTCTCAAATAGGAGAGCCTGCCGTAACGAGCAAAATGGATGACGAATTACAATTGGTGAAGAGCGTGTTTGCATTACAGAAGCAAATTGAAGAACTTCGCCAAAATATACCGAATCTGCCAACGATAGATTGGAAAGAATTCATTACATATGAAACGCTGCAGGCTGCACTCGTCCATAAAAAACAAGAATACCTTCTGCAAGATTGGAAACAACAGTACAATGCATATACCCAAGAACTGCTTACAGGAAGTAAGCAACCGAACGCGCATCATATTTGGGATACGCTGCGCATGGCCTGGGAGCAAAAAAATGTAGATGCATGGCAAGCGGCACTAGAGAATCTTGAACAATTACGCTCTGTGAACGAAATGGCTAATGAGTTACATCGTTTGCTTGCAAAGCTGAAAGCAAGCATACCGCAAACTGCTTTGTGGCTGGAGCAGCAGCTTGGCACCCAGTTAGAAATGCCGGACTGGAATGCTTCATGGCAACATAAAATATTGCACGATTGGCTACATGAGTTAGATCATTTAGATGCAGATGAACTGGCGGAACAACTAAAGCAGGAGCGTCGCCTTCAGCAAAAGTTAACTGAAGAAATTGTCGCTAAGTCAAGCTGGCGCAATCAGCTGGATAATATTACGGAAGAGCAAAAACGTGCGCTTTCGGCTTGGAAAACATATATTACGAGATACGGAAAAGGAACGGGCAAAAATGCCGCTATGAATTTGCGCGAGGCACAGCGGGAAATGGCAAAATGCCAAGGTGCCATTCCAGTCTGGATTATGCCTATTCAGCAAGTGCTGGAAAACTTTCCAGTTACAAATGAACCATTTGATGTAGTTATTGTCGATGAAAGCAGTCAGTGCAACATCATGTCATTGCCAGTGCTTATGCGTGCCAAGCGTGTGATTGTTGTAGGAGATGATGAGCAAATCAGTCCATACGACATTGGCACAAAATCAGATGATATTACATACCTTGTTCAGCAATTTTTACAAGGTATTCCAAATGCGAGATTATTTGATTTGCAGATTTCGTTATACGATATCGCAGATCAAATCTTCCCAAAAGCTGGTCGATTGATGCTTAAAGAGCATTTCCGCTGCGTGCCGGAGATTATTCAGTTCTCCAATGACCTTAGCTATCATGGCAAAATGATTCCATTACGCTTGCCAACAGCAGCTGAAATGATTACACCGCCTGTGTTGGCTGTGCGCGTGGAGGACGGCTACTGCACGAACGGTACGGATGCTACAAATAAACCCGAAGCAGAAAAAATTGTTCAGGATATTGCGGCGTTGCTGAAGAATCCGGCTTATGATGGTCAAACAATTGGTGTCATTGCCCTGCAAGGAAACAAGCAATCAGATCTCATCGAATCTATGCTTCGAAATACAATTGGTGAAAAGAAAATGATAGAGCGCAAAATTCGTTGCGGCAACGCCTACGCGTTTCAGGGGGATGAGCGGGACATTATGTTCTTATCTATGGTCATTGCACCGAACCGCACGTACAATGCACTAACAACAAAAAGTGCACAACAAATCTTTAACGTAGCGGCTAGTCGTGCTCGTAACCAACTGCGTCTCTATCATTCAGTTGGATTAGAAGAGCTAAAACAGCATGATTTTAGACATCGCTTGCTAGCCTACTGTCAAAACCCGGCTCGCGTACGTGAAGAAATGGAAAATCTGGAAGCGAAATGTGATTCTCCATTTGAAGTTGAGGTACTGCGCCGCATCATCGCGAAGGGCTACCGTGTCATGCCGCAGGTGCAAGTAGCGGGCAGACGAATCGATCTTGTGGTAGAGGGACTTCGCAATCGACTAGCGGTCGAGTGTGACGGCGAAAAATTCCATCCAATCGAACTGTGGGAAGCAGACATGGAGCGTCAACATATGCTAGAGCGCCTTGGCTGGACGTTCTGGCGCGTACGCGGCCGCGATTTTTATCAAAATCCAGACAAGGCGATGGAGAGTTTATGGGAAAAGCTTGCGGAGATGGACATTCATCCGTATGCTGAGCAGACACCAGTTGTACAAGAGTCCGTTATTGAAACGGAACAAACAAAACAAACCGCACACGATCTCTTCTTGGAAAAGGTCAGTCTAACAAAACAACAGCTGCGCGAAAAGGTATTTCGTCCCACGCATATTCGCCGAACAGGTGTAGAAGTCGAGGCGGTTGTTCTTCATGATGAAGCTGGGCAAGAGCATGTAATATATCGCGATGCAGAAGGCACTGTAATGGGACCTATCACGCTACAGGATTTTATGAGACGAAGCCGCGTGCGCAATACGCCAGCGCCGCAAAAGGTAGCGCCTGTACGACAGCTATCTGTTGACAAGGTGAATGGTGACAACATCGTCGCTTATTTGCAACAAGAAGGTGTAAAAATCGTTGATCATCGTGAGAAAGGTGGAGCTTTGTGGGTTGTAGGAGGGAAGCAGCTTGCAACCATACTAGCACCACTTGAACAGCGCCGCATCAGCTTCCGCTATATGCCAAGCGGCGCAAAGGCAACATCCAACTTGCCAGCATGGTTTTGGGTGGGGGAAACGATTCTGCCAAAAAAGAAACCAGAACCAAAGCAACCACCTAAGCTAACACATTCGCAGGAACAAGAAAAGGTCATTCGTTTTGAAGATGAAACGCTGTATTTACCGCCGCAACTACAAAACAAAAAGCTACGTGCGACAGATTTTCCTGGATGTCAGCACTTAATCAATGGCTTACAACGCGTATATCAAGTAGAACGTATCGGTGATTTGCCGCTGCGGGCGGACTTATGGCATGAAGGTATTCGCGGTGCTGGCCAAGTCGCATCGCGTAAACTGTGGGATCAATTGGTGCAGCTCGTAAAACAAGATGGGCGCCCAAGGAAGCGTGTAGCACCAACTGTATCCGCTCCTATTCATCCGCGTGCCTTGTCCTTTGGAGACCGTGTCGTCATTGTACCTGAGAAAATGTGGGAGGACAACATTCACCCATTTGAATTTGCAACCTGTGTCCAAATGGCCCAGCAACTCATTCGTCAGGGATATGTATACTACAAAGACTTGCCAAACCGCATAGAGGAGCTTATGCGCATTCGCGGTCTAGGCGCCAAAACAGCCGAAAACATCTACCACCACATTATGCAAAGAGTACAATACGAAAAACAATGGGAAGTACTTGATGCATCTTTGCTGTCGTATTACAACTGGTTTGTGGAATACATTACTGATGAACAAAAGCTATTTGGAGAACTCGGTATTACAAAGGAAGCTTACGAATTGCTACAGCTTCGATATAAAAGCTATAAAAATAGTAAAATCCTTACGCTTCATGAATTAGCAGAAATGTACGGATACACAGAATACTGGGTCCGTCAGTTGCTGAATAAAACCATACTAGCCCTATATGCACCAGCACGCCCATGGCTGTTGCAGCTGCAGAAGGAGCTAGACAACAAAACTGTCACAGTCAACAACTTTCTCGAACCAAACGAGTTTTCTCATTATATAGCACTAGAGCTTCTCAATCAGCACGGTATTACTTTACAAGGAAGCGAAACGATGTTTGTAAAGGAGTAG
- a CDS encoding DUF1819 family protein, translating to MKVYSGGFTAEHLYRNEMKIVADMQLKGLSKQEIKERIFEENLFHCRSEAAMKDIFPRVYRRAEKLDDTLRDMLVAGSRSDNNAILLYAFLKHFKFPRDFVFEVVHYNLKRFKYTVTEGNVLTFFEEKAQQYEEVRNWTEKTKYKLKQVTLKILMDGELLVKKGNEYEIKPVPLSKELRDYVENNSQYSDLLMLTLND from the coding sequence ATGAAAGTATATTCCGGTGGGTTTACAGCCGAACATTTATACAGAAATGAAATGAAGATTGTCGCAGACATGCAGTTGAAGGGCTTGTCCAAACAAGAAATAAAAGAAAGGATTTTTGAAGAAAACCTCTTTCATTGCCGTAGTGAAGCGGCGATGAAAGACATTTTTCCGCGCGTATATCGCCGAGCAGAAAAGCTTGATGATACGTTACGAGACATGCTGGTTGCTGGATCGCGTTCTGATAACAATGCCATTTTATTATATGCATTTTTAAAGCACTTCAAGTTCCCGCGGGACTTTGTGTTCGAAGTTGTGCATTACAATCTTAAGCGCTTTAAATATACCGTAACGGAAGGAAATGTGCTGACATTTTTTGAAGAAAAAGCGCAGCAATATGAAGAAGTGCGCAATTGGACGGAAAAAACGAAGTACAAGCTGAAGCAGGTCACATTGAAGATTCTTATGGACGGGGAATTACTGGTGAAAAAGGGTAACGAATATGAAATTAAACCTGTTCCACTTAGCAAGGAACTGCGTGATTATGTGGAAAACAATTCTCAATACAGCGACCTGCTGATGCTGACATTAAACGATTGA